A single region of the Brachypodium distachyon strain Bd21 chromosome 3, Brachypodium_distachyon_v3.0, whole genome shotgun sequence genome encodes:
- the LOC100840010 gene encoding uncharacterized protein LOC100840010, whose amino-acid sequence MGMRVPGWVGGLVEESFFGGCPSHESRKKNERNIFCLACCTAICPHCAPAHRHHPLLQVRRYVYNDVVRLGDLEKLIDCSYVQPYTINSAKVIFLKPRPQSRPFKGSGNICLACDRILQEPFHFCCLSCKVDHVVMQGGDLSDILLYRAGDELPFPRFENLHVGDANAGPATPNSILEDPAHRRGGSGGSSGNAGNGDGGGGEEVVKRKKGGGFLPQIMLSLGSRRKGAPHRSPLA is encoded by the exons ATGGGGATGAGGGTGCCGGGGTGGGTTGGGGGCCTGGTGGAGGAGAGCTTCTTCGGCGGCTGCCCTTCGCACGAGAGCCGCAAGAAGAACGAGCGCAACATCTTCTGCCTCGCCTGCTGCACCGCCATCTGCCCGCACTGCGCCCCCGCGCACCGCCACCACCCGCTCCTCCAG GTGCGGCGCTACGTGTACAATGACGTCGTCCGCCTGGGTGACCTCGAGAAGCTCATCGACTGCTCCTATGTCCAG ccctaCACGATCAACAGCGCCAAGGTGATTTTCCTGAAGCCGAGGCCTCAGTCCAGGCCGTTCAAGGGCTCCGGCAACATCTGCCTCGCGTGTGACAGAATCCTGCAGGAGCCCTTCCACTTCTGCTGCCTCTCCTGCAag GTGGACCATGTAGTGATGCAGGGAGGGGACCTCTCAGACATCCTGCTGTAccgcgccggcgacgagctccCCTTCCCGCGATTCGAGAACCTCCACGTAGGCGATGCTAATGCGGGGCCGGCCACACCGAACTCGATCCTTGAGGACCCTGCGCACCGCCGTGGCGGTAGCGGCGGGTCCAGTGGCAATGCAGGAaatggcgacggcggtggcggcgaggaggtggtgaagaggaagaaagggGGAGGGTTCCTCCCCCAGATTATGCTGTCATTGGGCAGCAGGAGGAAGGGTGCCCCCCACAGATCCCCCCTAGCTTAA
- the LOC100823988 gene encoding uncharacterized protein LOC100823988 encodes MSSPPPPPAVLVSNGAVSPHAPPSAATFLESTAGAYTTARASPTGGLLWWPRHLLRLADSARRLAESHPHLLGLPGPPPHALSASPIAPLVNRSVRVGVHEMRRLGDRGSEDLAITALVRADGSPEGLEVCVHLGLYVPPVFGVAGARLAVAGGGREAAAAKYAPWARMRKAMEKMRPPGTTELLLTNDGDRLLEGSVTNFFVVCRKEEHLSSEPLSVQAMSNEIEVQTAPLSDGVLPGIMRQIVIEVCHDLGIPVGEVSPSWSKRELWEEAFVTSSLRLIQHVETIQVPSVWEDIDSKTWNDVSWVVKQFQGAGCITTQIQRKISERAIMEEYNIANLCEL; translated from the exons AtgtcttcgccgccgccgccgccggccgtgctGGTCTCGAACGGCGCCGTCTCCCCGCACGCCCCTCCATCCGCGGCCACCTTCCTAGAGTCAACCGCGGGCGCCTACACCACGGCGCGCGCGTCCCCCACCGGCGGCCTCCTCTGGTGGCCccgccatctcctccgcctcgccgactccgcgcgccgcctcgccgaatcccacccccacctcctcggcctcccGGGTCCTCCTCCCCACGCGCTCTCCGCATCCCCCATAGCGCCCCTCGTCAACCGGTCCGTGCGGGTCGGCGTCCACGAGATGCGGAGGCTCGGGGACCGCGGCTCGGAGGACCTGGCGATCACGGCGTTAGTCAGAGCCGACGGGTCTCCGGAGGGGTTGGAGGTCTGCGTCCACCTGGGTCTGTACGTGCCGCCGGTGTTTGGAGTGGCCGGCGCGAGGCTCGCCGTGGCCGGGGGCGGGagggaagccgccgccgccaagtaCGCACCCTGGGCTAGGATGAGGAAGGCTATGGAGAAGATGAGGCCTCCTGGGACCACGGAGCTCTTGCTCACCAACGACGGGGATCGTCTTCTTGAAGGCAGTGTAACCAACTTCTTCGTCGTCTGCCGCAAG GAGGAACATCTGTCAAGTGAACCATTGTCTGTTCAAGCAATGTCAAATGAGATTGAAGTACAAACAGCTCCACTAAGTGATGGAGTTCTTCCTGGAATTATGCGCCAGATAGTAATAGA GGTATGCCATGATCTAGGGATCCCAGTAGGAGAGGTTTCACCATCATGGTCCAAGCGTGAACTTTGGGAAGAAGCCTTTGTTACAA GTAGCTTAAGGCTTATCCAGCATGTGGAGACAATTCAAGTACCTTCAGTATGGGAGGACATAGATTCAAAAACCTGGAACGATGTATCTTGGGTGGTGAAACAATTTCAG GGCGCTGGATGCATCACCACACAGATACAG AGGAAAATATCCGAGAGAGCAATAATGGAGGAATATAACATAGCAAATCTATGCGAGTTATGA
- the LOC100834202 gene encoding carbamoyl-phosphate synthase small chain, chloroplastic, with product MLLQVRRLPARPAVGSPARRSLGLGHHGRVSSISKAPTATKPLAVCCSVANPAAAAATTMERPWKLSDARLVLEDGSVWNAKSFGASGTQVAEVVFNTSLTGYQEILTDPSYAGQFVLMTNPHIGNTGVNPDDEESIKCFLGGLIIRNLSICTSNWRCTETLDEYLKKRNIMGIYDVDTRAITRRLREDGSLIGVLSTDQSRKDEELLEMAQKWKIVGVDLISGVSCDAPYEWLDKTDSEWEFKNKKSTETFHIVAYDFGVKQNILRRLASYGCKITVVPASWPASETLKLKPDGVLFSNGPGDPAAVPYAVKTVQEIVGKVPVFGICMGHQLIGQALGGKTFKMKFGHHGGNHPVRDNRTGRVDISAQNHNYAVDPESLPEGVQVTHINLNDQSCAGLAFPKMKLMSLQYHPESSPGPHDSDLAFGEFVELMKSNRL from the exons ATGCTCCTCCAGGTGCGCCGCCTCCCTGCCCGCCCAGCCGTCGGCTCCCCCGCGCGGCGCTCCCTCGGGCTCGGACACCATGGCCGAGTGTCCTCCATCTCGAAGGCTCCGACGGCGACCAAGCCCCTCGCGGTATGCTGCTCCGTGGCCaatccagcggcggcggcggcgacgacgatggAGAGGCCCTGGAAGCTCAGCGACGCTCGCCTCGTCCTCGAGGACGGCTCCGTCTGGAACGCCAAGTCCTTTGGTGCCTCCGGGACGCAGGTCGCCGAGGTCGTGTTCAATACTTCATTGACAGG GTATCAGGAGATTTTGACTGACCCTAGCTATGCCGGTCAGTTTGTTCTGATGACCAATCCCCACATTGGAAACACTGGTGTTAACCCTG ATGATGAGGAATCCATAAAATGCTTCCTTGGTGGCTTAATCATACGGAATCTAAGCATATG TACTTCCAACTGGAGGTGCACAGAAACACTCGATGAATATTTGAAAAAGAGGAACATTATGGGCATAT ATGATGTGGACACACGTGCAATAACACGTAGGTTAAGAGAAGATGGCAGTCTCATTGGTGTTCTAAGTACTGACCAGTCTCGCAAAGATGAGGAGTTGCTGGAAATGGCCCAAAAGTGGAAAATTGTTG GTGTTGATTTGATTAGTGGTGTTTCATGTGATGCTCCATATGAATGGTTAGACAAGACTGATTCAGAATGGGAGTTCAAGAACAAGAAGTCAACTGAAACTTTTCAT ATTGTTGCATATGATTTTGGAGTCAAGCAAAACATTTTGAGACGTCTGGCATCATATGGATGCAAAATTACTGTTGTTCCAGCAAGTTGGCCTGCTTCAGAGACACTTAAGTTGAAGCCTGATGGAGTCCTTTTTAGCAATGGCCCTGGTGATCCAGCTGCAGTTCCATATGCCGTGAAAACAGTACAAGAAATAGTAGGGAAGGTTCCAGTATTTGGCATCTGCATGGGCCATCAATTGATTGGGCAGGCACTTGGCGGGAAGACATTCAAAATGAAGTTTGGTCATCACGGAGGAAACCATCCTGTTCGTGACAACAGAACTGGACGTGTGGACATCAGTGCCCAG AACCATAACTATGCTGTGGACCCTGAATCGCTCCCGGAAGGAGTACAAGTAACACACATCAATCTAAATGACCAGAGCTGTGCTGGTCTTGCGTTCCCCAAGATGAAGCTCATGTCTCTCCAGTACCACCCGGAGTCCTCCCCAGGGCCACACGATTCAGACCTAG CATTTGGCGAATTTGTGGAGCTGATGAAGAGCAACAGATTATGA